The following are from one region of the Vitis riparia cultivar Riparia Gloire de Montpellier isolate 1030 chromosome 9, EGFV_Vit.rip_1.0, whole genome shotgun sequence genome:
- the LOC117921816 gene encoding lysine-rich arabinogalactan protein 18-like, whose product MGYPTKPHLERRHHCREHFTLNQWTQLAGKNLTKSASEATPPRPAFPVLAQAEQAQQDESPIESIPPAPTAPSMPQATSTDPPATLPVPPAAPPTSEDFITVSGTKFHAMHLELSPPQTDIPGPSEPIALAKETTPA is encoded by the exons ATGGGTTATCCTACTAAGCCCCACCTTGAGCGCCGCCACCATTGTCGAGAACATTTCACTCTCAACCAATGGACACAGTTGGCTGGTAAAAACCTAACGAAGTCAGCATCTGAAGCAACCCCACCTAGGCCAGCATTTCCAGTGCTAGCACAGGCTGAGCAGGCACAGCAGGACGAGAGTCCCATAGAGTCTATTCCACCCGCCCCTACTGCACCATCTATGCCTCAGGCCACCTCTACTGATCCTCCTGCTACACTTCCTGTTCCACCAGCTGCACCTCCTACATCGGAGGACTTTATCACTGTATCTGGCACGAAGTTTCATGCCATG CATCTGGAACTTTCACCACCTCAGACTGACATTCCTGGACCATCAGAGCCCATAGCTCTAGCTAAGGAGACGACTCCAGCTTAA